From one Triticum urartu cultivar G1812 chromosome 3, Tu2.1, whole genome shotgun sequence genomic stretch:
- the LOC125547382 gene encoding wall-associated receptor kinase 3-like, translating to MPDCDITCGNMSVPYPFGMGPARCYWPGFNLTCDGTSNPPRLLLGDGTLQVQDLSISNRSTFLYVTRTGDVEVDGNGEGMLGGGLMTNGPFMISSNQLILVGCNVQATLRNGNVTMSSCSSVCKNGDGLSQARSTLEDGMQCSGSGCCQSDIVFDPTEVAGWLANSMSYNVQLNWFGWNRSTDQQWRVHVFVTGYYWFSRTTVFRELLRTDAPSSADAMQVPLLLDWEVIGHDAKCSDVCKSKHSECTKGKRGYTCYCKEGYKGNPYIADGCKDIDECSDEWYAKCYGDCTNLDGSHDCRCPPGTHGDPGLPGGCLNSISDNCSTSCGDVDVPYPFGIGSADCYWPGFNLICNTSQQPAKPLLVLRYLVDGLDDSFHVTEISLRNSTVHILRTNAIMPIDPSSSSGFFMFGNYSEAPYSLSTGNEFILSGCNLQATLKWDGTEDFISGCASFCPFNVSDTYIETTLQRRGRNCYGMGCCQAHISMSSKGLPTVWNYQKINENSDQDTTSQPPYMLIAEEGWFDQRRLSREMAGRDESEIAKVQVPQVLQWEVMQGLPRPAEIKGNKGCPAEVAIKLCKSKNSYCKRGSRGYLCQCMDGSNKLGSNPYLADGCKGIYLGIGVAVGTGIILFVLAGSFTHKKFQHRRAQMLKQKKNDRLRIATETARSLAHLHSTDSVPIIHRDIKSVNILLDDTLTAKVADFGASRYVPVDRSGITTRVQGTRGYLDPMYFYTGRLTEKSDVYSFGVLLLELLTRKKPFSYISSEDEGLVTHFSTLFTQGNLSEILDPQVMEEGGREMVEVAALAVICVTLRGEDRPSMKQVEIKLEGTQASRGHEGGNARNCPPSADGSRSEVLSRQYSMEEEFASSSRYPR from the exons ATGCCTGACTGCGACATCACCTGTGGCAACATGAGCGTGCCGTACCCGTTCGGCATGGGCCCCGCCAGGTGCTACTGGCCCGGGTTCAACCTCACCTGTGACGGCACAAGCAACCCGCCGCGGTTGCTGCTTGGCGACGGCACGCTCCAAGTCCAAGACCTCTCCATTAGTAATCGGTCGACATTTTTGTATGTCACACGCACGGGCGACGTAGAAGTCGACGGCAATGGTGAAGGCATGCTCGGAGGCGGTCTTATGACCAATGGGCCCTTCATGATTTCATCCAACCAGCTCATCCTTGTGGGCTGCAACGTCCAGGCAACGCTCAGGAACGGCAATGTGACCATGAGCAGTTGTTCTTCTGTTTGCAAAAACGGTGACGGACTCTCCCAGGCGCGATCCACACTCGAAGATGGCATGCAATGCTCTGGCAGTGGCTGCTGCCAGTCGGACATTGTCTTCGACCCCACGGAGGTCGCAGGATGGCTTGCCAACAGCATGTCCTACAACGTGCAGCTCAACTGGTTCGGCTGGAACCGCAGCACGGACCAGCAGTGGCGGGTGCATGTCTTTGTCACTGGTTATTATTGGTTCAGCCGTACAACGGTTTTCCGCGAGCTTTTACGAACAGACGCCCCCTCGTCAGCAGATGCAATGCAAGTTCCTTTGCTGTTGGATTGGGAGGTCATTGGCCATGACGCAAAATGCTCCGACGTCTGCAAGAGCAAGCACAGCGAGTGCACAAAGGGCAAGAGAGGCTACACATGCTATTGCAAAGAGGGCTACAAAGGGAATCCCTACATCGCCGATGGATGCAAAG ATATCGACGAGTGCAGCGATGAATGGTACGCTAAGTGTTATGGTGATTGTACCAATTTGGATGGATCACATGATTGCCGGTGTCCACCAGGAACCCATGGCGACCCCGGCCTTCCCGGTGGCTGCCTCAACTCCATCTCAG ATAACTGCAGCACGTCCTGCGGGGATGTAGACGTGCCGTACCCCTTCGGCATTGGCTCTGCCGATTGCTACTGGCCAGGGTTCAACCTCATCTGTAATACAAGCCAACAACCAGCAAAGCCACTCCTCGTCCTCCGTTACCTCGTCGACGGCTTGGATGACTCCTTCCACGTCACGGAGATCTCCCTCCGGAACAGCACGGTGCACATCCTCCGCACCAACGCCATCATGCCTATCGACCCCAGCTCCTCAAGTGGTTTTTTTATGTTTGGCAACTACTCGGAGGCGCCCTACTCACTATCGACCGGCAACGAGTTCATTCTATCAGGCTGCAACCTTCAGGCAACGCTGAAATGGGAtggcaccgaggatttcatcaGCGGTTGTGCCTCCTTCTGCCCCTTCAATGTCAGTGACACCTATATCGAAACGACACTGCAGCGTAGAGGCAGAAACTGCTACGGCATGGGCTGCTGCCAGGCGCACATCTCCATGTCCTCCAAAGGCTTGCCCACGGTGTGGAACTATCAAAAGATCAACGAGAACAGTGACCAGGACACGACATCACAGCCCCCATACATGCTAATCGCAGAGGAGGGATGGTTCGATCAGCGACGGTTGTCCAGGGAGATGGCGGGGCGGGATGAATCTGAAATAGCCAAGGTGCAGGTTCCCCAAGTTCTGCAGTGGGAGGTCATGCAGGGCTTACCGCGACCAGCTGAGATCAAGGGGAATAAGGGCTGTCCAGCAGAGGTAGCCATCAAGCTCTGCAAGAGTAAGAACAGCTACTGCAAACGAGGGAGCAGAGGCTATTTATGCCAGTGCATGGATGGCTCCAACAAGCTGGGCAGCAACCCCTACCTCGCCGACGGATGCAAAG GTATATACCTCGGCATAGGAGTTGCTGTTGGCACAGGCATCATACTATTTGTTCTCGCTGGATCCTTCACACATAAGAAATTCCAACATCGAAGAGCACAGATGTTGAAACAGAA AAAGAATGATAGGCTACGGATAGCAACTGAGACTGCCAGATCTTTAGCTCATCTTCACTCAACAGATTCAGTGCCCATCATCCACAGAGATATCAAGTCTGTTAACATACTTTTGGATGATACTCTAACAGCAAAAGTCGCAGACTTTGGAGCTTCAAGATATGTTCCAGTGGATAGATCAGGGATCACAACAAGAGTGCAAGGTACAAGAGGATATTTGGACCCCATGTATTTCTATACCGGGCGTCTCACGGAAAAAAGTGATGTGTACAGCTTTGGTGTCCTGCTTCTGGAGTTGTTGACTAGAAAGAAACCATTTTCGTACATTTCTTCCGAAGATGAAGGCCTTGTCACACATTTTTCTACCTTATTCACACAAGGCAATTTGTCAGAGATACTAGATCCGCAAGTTATGGAAGAGGGAGGCAGAGAAATGGTAGAAGTCGCAGCACTTGCCGTAATATGTGTAACATTAAGAGGAGAGGATCGTCCGTCCATGAAGCAAGTGGAGATCAAACTCGAAGGCACTCAAGCATCCAGGGGACATGAGGGCGGTAATGCAAGAAATTGTCCCCCGAGTGCTGATGGAAGTAGGAGCGAGGTATTGTCCAGGCAGTATAGTATGGAAGAGGAGTTCGCTTCATCTTCAAGGTACCCTCGGTAG